The genome window TACCCGGATTTATTACAAAGACTGGGGCAGTGGCAGCACTGTGATTTTGATTCATGGCTGGCCTTTATCTTCAGACAGTTGGGAAGAACAGGCTATAGCACTGGTGAACGCAGGCCACAGAGTGATTGCCTACGACAGACGAGGTTTTGGCCGATCATCCCAGCCCTGGCATGGTTACGATTACAATACATTAGCCGATGATTTAGCGGCTCTAATCAACCACACAGCAGTAAACGATGTCGCACTGGTTGGTTTTTCGATGGGCGGCGGCGAAGTAGCCCGCTATATGTCTCGCTTTGAGGGCAAGAGAGTTGCAAAAATTGCGCTGATCTCCTCCGTTTTACCCTTTCGATTACTGACACCGGACAACCCCAGCGGCACAGATGCAGCAACTTTTGAACAAACTGCTTTGGCGTTAAAAACCGACAGACCGCACTTTTACACTGCGTTTTTCCAGAAGTTTTTTGGCGTCAGTTTATTGTCCAATCCGGTCAGCTCTGCTTATTTAGACTGGATGCAGGGTATAGCCATGCAAGGTAGCTTACGTGCAGCTTTACAGTGCCTGAACTCTTTTTCTTCAACCGACTTCAGAGCAGATTTAGAAGCTATTGAAGTGCCTGTGTTGGTGATCCATGGCACTGAAGATGCCACAGTGCCTATTCAAAGCTCGTCACGCTTAATCCATAACTTTGTGCCGGAGGCTGAACTGATTGAATACGATGGTGCGCCTCATGGTTTATTTGCGACGGAAAAAGACCGCTTAAGCCGCGACTTAATTCAATTTTTAAAAGCCAGCCCAGTGATACAACTGACAGCAACAGAAAATAACCCTCGTTGAACAACACTTAAGTATCAGAGCCGGAAAACGGCCCTGATGCTTGCTTCAATACTGTCATTAAACAAAGTAATCTTTGCTCACTGCGGCAGTAATCATTCATAAAATCAGAACCTAATCCGCTATTTTTACTATTTTCTATTGCCGCAATTAATGCTTACACTTTGTGCAGAGGCTAACAACAGCAGCCAATTCCTTTGTATTTAACTGACTAAGCAGGGACAAAGCATGAGCATTACGACCAAAAGCGCAGAACTGGAGTGCAACACCGAAGGCGGCTGTGACGCCATTGAGCTGGTGATTACCCCACGTTCTACAGATTTAGGCGATTTTTCTGTACGTCGTACTTTGCCGAATAAAGAACGTCAGATGGTAGGGCCATGGATATTTTTTGATCATATGGGACCTGCCGACTTTCCGGCAGACAAAGGCATCAGCGTGCGGCCACATCCACATATTAATCTGGCGACTGTCACTTACTTATTTGAAGGCGAAATTCTGCATCGCGATTCACTGGGCAGCAAACAAACCATTACTCCTGGTGATATCAATCTGATGGTGGCGGGCAAAGGCATAGTGCATTCAGAGCGTGAGCGCCCTGAAGTAAATGGTGTGCCTCATCGTTTGCACGGTCTTCAGCTGTGGATGGCGTTACCTGAAGAGTTTGAGGAAATAGATCCGGCCTTTTACCACTACCCAAGCCGTGATATTCCGGCCGCCAATATAGATGGCGTATCGCTGCGGGTATTAATAGGTGATGCTTATGGCCTGGTGTCACCGGTAAAAACCTATTCAGACACCTTGTATGTCGAAGCGGATTTG of Rheinheimera sp. MM224 contains these proteins:
- a CDS encoding pirin family protein; translation: MSITTKSAELECNTEGGCDAIELVITPRSTDLGDFSVRRTLPNKERQMVGPWIFFDHMGPADFPADKGISVRPHPHINLATVTYLFEGEILHRDSLGSKQTITPGDINLMVAGKGIVHSERERPEVNGVPHRLHGLQLWMALPEEFEEIDPAFYHYPSRDIPAANIDGVSLRVLIGDAYGLVSPVKTYSDTLYVEADLQAGQRLELANAEERAVYVAKGQLKLKDKVINQYDMVVLSEAEGVVIEATQNSRIALIGGKNLGPRFIEWNFISSRKERIEQAKQDWLAGKFPKVIEDEVEFIPLPK
- a CDS encoding alpha/beta fold hydrolase, coding for MSYFTTKDNTRIYYKDWGSGSTVILIHGWPLSSDSWEEQAIALVNAGHRVIAYDRRGFGRSSQPWHGYDYNTLADDLAALINHTAVNDVALVGFSMGGGEVARYMSRFEGKRVAKIALISSVLPFRLLTPDNPSGTDAATFEQTALALKTDRPHFYTAFFQKFFGVSLLSNPVSSAYLDWMQGIAMQGSLRAALQCLNSFSSTDFRADLEAIEVPVLVIHGTEDATVPIQSSSRLIHNFVPEAELIEYDGAPHGLFATEKDRLSRDLIQFLKASPVIQLTATENNPR